One stretch of Planctomycetia bacterium DNA includes these proteins:
- a CDS encoding helix-turn-helix domain-containing protein — MGTKRLQVEQIIQQLREAELEISRGQTVPQAAKKIGVTEQTYYRWR; from the coding sequence ATGGGCACGAAGCGTTTGCAGGTCGAGCAGATCATTCAGCAGTTACGGGAAGCGGAATTGGAGATCTCGCGGGGCCAGACGGTGCCGCAGGCGGCGAAGAAGATCGGCGTGACGGAGCAGACGTACTACCGGTGGCGGAA